Proteins co-encoded in one Novosphingobium sp. PP1Y genomic window:
- a CDS encoding HD-GYP domain-containing protein produces the protein MALKKISTSQVELGMFIHGFQGNWLSHPFWKARFVLSDEDKLETLRASKLDAIIIDTDRGIDLPANEDRAAATVVSAPRPNGTMQSRQFESRTMPRPAPVIARPTGGDSAAFRSGPVPMAREFGKARQTAGKARKVISKVFLEARLGKAPRVAEVTPVVEDIYASIQRNPYAFSGLMRCKAESETIYQHMLSVSALMISLARQMKLSPNDTRNAGMAGLLLDVGVSRLYVNIDPHAGGISAIPSDVWHRHPYIGKDLLEAAGEVPEDVLNAVMRHHERLDGTGFPQNLSGSQVDLLSRMAAVCDTYDHIVSGMLNGHAADPANAMQELIEMRDVFDGEVLDRFVEALGVYPVGSFVLLRSERIAMVIDQNPEEPAAPTVRTFYSLANRKRIVPKTIVLSNCFGEDAIIGVESLDGLGLPPVEELREQILTGKSAQD, from the coding sequence ATGGCGTTAAAGAAAATTTCCACGTCCCAGGTCGAACTGGGCATGTTCATTCACGGTTTTCAGGGAAATTGGCTGAGCCATCCCTTCTGGAAGGCCCGCTTCGTCTTGAGCGATGAAGACAAGCTCGAGACCTTGCGGGCAAGCAAGCTGGACGCCATCATCATCGACACCGATCGCGGCATCGACCTGCCCGCAAACGAGGACAGGGCTGCAGCGACCGTGGTTTCGGCGCCGCGCCCGAACGGCACCATGCAGTCCCGCCAGTTCGAAAGCCGCACGATGCCCCGCCCAGCCCCCGTCATCGCGCGTCCGACCGGCGGCGATTCAGCCGCGTTCAGGTCGGGGCCCGTTCCCATGGCGCGCGAATTCGGCAAGGCCCGGCAAACTGCAGGCAAGGCACGCAAGGTCATCTCCAAGGTCTTCCTCGAGGCACGCCTCGGCAAGGCGCCGCGGGTTGCCGAAGTGACTCCTGTAGTCGAAGACATCTACGCCTCGATCCAACGCAATCCTTATGCCTTTTCCGGCCTGATGCGTTGCAAGGCGGAAAGCGAGACGATCTACCAGCACATGCTCTCGGTCAGTGCGCTGATGATCTCACTGGCCCGGCAGATGAAGCTGTCGCCCAACGACACGCGCAATGCCGGGATGGCCGGGCTGCTGCTCGACGTCGGCGTGAGCCGGCTCTACGTCAACATCGATCCCCACGCGGGCGGCATCAGCGCGATCCCCAGCGACGTCTGGCATCGCCATCCCTACATCGGCAAGGACCTGCTCGAAGCGGCAGGAGAAGTTCCAGAGGACGTACTGAACGCGGTGATGCGCCATCACGAACGGCTGGATGGAACCGGCTTTCCGCAAAACCTCTCCGGCTCGCAGGTCGACCTTCTCTCACGCATGGCTGCGGTCTGCGACACGTACGACCACATCGTCTCGGGCATGCTCAACGGGCATGCGGCGGACCCTGCCAATGCCATGCAGGAACTGATCGAGATGCGCGACGTGTTCGACGGCGAAGTGCTGGACCGCTTCGTCGAGGCGCTGGGCGTCTATCCGGTCGGCTCGTTCGTGCTGCTGCGTTCTGAACGGATCGCCATGGTCATCGACCAGAACCCCGAAGAGCCCGCCGCGCCGACGGTGCGCACTTTCTACTCGCTGGCGAACCGCAAGCGTATCGTGCCCAAGACGATCGTGCTGTCCAACTGCTTCGGCGAGGACGCGATCATCGGCGTGGAATCGCTGGACGGTCTGGGCCTGCCCCCGGTGGAGGAACTGCGCGAGCAGATCCTGACCGGAAAGTCCGCTCAGGACTAG
- a CDS encoding GntP family permease, translating into MISAIGLAGALILLIWMTVRGVNILLAGPIAAAIVAWTSGLAWLPPLAAQGAPDFATAYMKGFTGFFGDWFLMFLLGAIFGEVMGASGAAASVAHWVVRKIGIRHSVLAVVAACAILTYGGVSVFIVGFAVYPLAVHLFREADMPRRFIPGALCFGSVTFTMTSAGSPEIQNLIPMQYLGTDAYAGWQVSLVVALLMAGLGYFLLDRMVKRAVARGERFESRPGDDTSSADRHLPHPLLCILPLVAVLGVFMLFQYPQAIAGLAALLPGASLGKWALVVALGAGTAIAVLIGLRSRGAMPAAFSRGATGAVVAITNTCAVVGFGAVASLSPAFQAALDAVQHLPGDPLIGAAIAVTVIAGLTGSASGGQSIALPLLAPGYLAMGADPSQLHRTVAIASGALDSLPHNGYVVTTIRAICGETHRDAYPAVGLLTVVVPTIGLAVAIALFAIG; encoded by the coding sequence TTGATCAGTGCCATCGGTCTTGCAGGAGCCCTGATCCTGCTGATCTGGATGACGGTGCGGGGCGTGAACATCCTTCTTGCCGGGCCCATTGCCGCCGCGATCGTCGCGTGGACGAGCGGGCTGGCGTGGTTGCCCCCGCTCGCTGCCCAAGGCGCGCCGGATTTCGCGACTGCCTACATGAAAGGCTTCACCGGATTCTTCGGCGACTGGTTCCTGATGTTCCTGCTGGGCGCAATCTTCGGCGAAGTCATGGGTGCAAGCGGTGCGGCTGCCAGCGTGGCGCACTGGGTTGTCAGGAAAATCGGCATCCGTCACTCCGTGCTCGCGGTCGTCGCGGCCTGTGCCATCCTCACTTACGGGGGCGTGTCGGTTTTTATCGTCGGCTTCGCGGTCTATCCCCTGGCCGTGCACCTTTTCCGCGAGGCAGACATGCCGCGCCGCTTCATCCCTGGCGCGCTTTGCTTCGGTTCGGTGACCTTCACGATGACGAGCGCGGGTTCTCCCGAGATACAGAACCTGATCCCGATGCAGTATCTGGGTACCGACGCCTACGCCGGCTGGCAGGTCAGCCTCGTCGTCGCGTTGCTGATGGCGGGCCTGGGCTATTTCCTGCTCGACCGCATGGTGAAGCGGGCCGTGGCGCGCGGTGAGCGCTTCGAGAGCAGGCCGGGCGACGATACCAGTTCCGCCGACCGGCACTTGCCCCATCCGCTATTGTGCATCCTGCCGCTTGTCGCCGTGCTCGGCGTCTTCATGCTTTTCCAGTATCCGCAGGCGATAGCCGGTCTGGCGGCGCTGCTGCCCGGCGCGTCGCTGGGCAAATGGGCGCTGGTCGTCGCGCTGGGCGCGGGCACGGCAATCGCGGTCCTGATCGGCCTGCGCTCGCGCGGGGCGATGCCCGCCGCGTTTTCGCGCGGGGCGACCGGGGCGGTGGTGGCGATCACCAATACTTGCGCGGTCGTCGGCTTCGGGGCCGTGGCATCGCTGTCGCCCGCATTTCAGGCGGCGCTCGATGCCGTCCAGCACCTGCCGGGCGATCCGCTGATCGGCGCGGCCATTGCGGTGACCGTAATCGCGGGGCTTACCGGATCTGCTTCGGGCGGCCAGTCGATCGCGCTGCCCTTGCTGGCACCCGGCTATCTGGCCATGGGCGCGGACCCTTCGCAACTCCACCGTACCGTGGCCATTGCCAGCGGCGCGCTCGATAGTCTGCCGCACAACGGCTACGTGGTAACGACGATCCGGGCGATCTGCGGGGAGACCCACCGCGATGCCTATCCTGCAGTGGGCCTGCTCACCGTCGTGGTGCCGACGATCGGCCTTGCCGTCGCGATCGCGCTTTTCGCGATTGGCTGA
- a CDS encoding DUF389 domain-containing protein — protein sequence MNDTPTAMPDDPLPGQSNPSGAGRSSPHDAREPNAAFASRVEAAWKKRPMWIRRAEAFVHLMRLRLAHAVLLPQLTPDQAYDLRQHVRKDGELTNGYILMSALAAGIATLGLLQSSTAVVIGAMLVSPLMAPIASMGFGFASLDGHRIRDAAKVVAVGAAIGILTGMLLTWLSPIRNATPEILARTEPNLLDLAIALFSGIAGGYSTVIGKGGTAIGVAIATALMPPLTVIGYGIGVFQPMFAMGALLLFLTNLAAITFAFALIARLSGAARPFGKVEWTPRYVTILVAAFLALGTPLSMTLMKLSTEAKIRTAARAAILQACGTKGVTIAQLDVKSGVFSAPSVDALVIARSYTTNAEASAEELIRKALGDEVTINLQQVLAADVQAQTRAMVDAAMERTAAGIAADVPPFNAIRQSVGLPTRSVWSDRAQRMVYVEPIPAPGWTLADYRTTEQAASKETQGWTVRIVPPAQAVMNVALSGENGRKHPEGAISADLALWALQRWGMARVSVSSEDEEHLGALVKFFSDAGIEVQVQHPVPAPGASPKPKDTVRPGQATDEESEMLVPTATVRVYGQSPSQQAAEAARATAQKAAADKAAAQDAAGQQTSGR from the coding sequence ATGAACGACACCCCGACGGCCATGCCCGACGACCCTTTGCCGGGTCAGTCGAACCCATCCGGCGCTGGCCGGTCTTCCCCGCACGACGCACGCGAACCCAACGCCGCATTCGCCAGCCGGGTCGAAGCCGCCTGGAAGAAGCGGCCCATGTGGATACGCCGCGCCGAGGCATTCGTGCACCTCATGCGCCTGCGCCTGGCCCACGCGGTGCTGTTGCCGCAATTGACGCCGGATCAGGCCTACGACTTGCGCCAGCACGTGCGCAAGGACGGGGAACTGACCAACGGCTATATCCTGATGTCCGCACTCGCCGCAGGCATTGCCACGCTCGGCCTGCTGCAATCCTCGACTGCTGTCGTGATCGGCGCGATGCTCGTCTCGCCGCTGATGGCGCCGATCGCCTCGATGGGCTTCGGCTTCGCCTCGCTCGACGGCCATCGCATCCGCGACGCGGCCAAGGTGGTGGCGGTGGGCGCGGCCATCGGCATCCTTACCGGAATGCTGCTGACATGGCTTTCGCCGATCCGCAACGCCACGCCCGAGATCCTCGCGCGCACCGAACCCAACCTGCTCGACCTCGCCATCGCGCTGTTTTCGGGGATTGCCGGCGGCTACTCGACGGTGATCGGCAAGGGGGGCACTGCCATCGGCGTTGCCATCGCCACTGCGCTGATGCCGCCGCTGACCGTCATCGGCTACGGCATCGGCGTGTTCCAGCCGATGTTCGCGATGGGCGCGCTGCTCCTCTTCCTGACCAACCTTGCCGCGATCACTTTCGCCTTCGCGCTCATCGCGCGGCTATCCGGGGCTGCCCGTCCCTTCGGCAAGGTCGAATGGACGCCGCGCTACGTGACCATCCTTGTCGCGGCCTTCCTCGCCCTCGGCACGCCGCTGTCGATGACGCTGATGAAGCTGTCGACCGAGGCCAAGATCCGCACCGCCGCGCGGGCCGCGATCCTGCAGGCTTGCGGCACCAAGGGCGTCACCATTGCCCAGCTCGACGTCAAATCCGGCGTGTTCAGCGCGCCCTCGGTCGACGCCCTCGTGATCGCCCGCAGCTATACGACCAATGCCGAAGCCTCCGCCGAGGAGCTGATCCGCAAGGCCCTGGGCGACGAGGTGACTATCAACCTGCAGCAGGTTCTGGCCGCCGACGTGCAGGCCCAGACCCGAGCCATGGTCGATGCGGCGATGGAGCGCACGGCGGCCGGCATCGCGGCAGACGTCCCGCCGTTCAATGCCATCCGCCAGAGCGTGGGCCTGCCCACGCGCTCGGTATGGAGCGACCGCGCCCAGCGGATGGTCTATGTCGAACCGATACCAGCGCCCGGCTGGACCCTGGCGGACTATCGCACGACCGAACAGGCTGCGAGCAAGGAGACGCAGGGCTGGACAGTCCGAATAGTGCCGCCGGCACAGGCCGTCATGAACGTTGCCCTGTCAGGCGAGAACGGCAGGAAGCACCCGGAAGGCGCGATTTCCGCCGATCTGGCGCTATGGGCGCTCCAGCGCTGGGGCATGGCCAGGGTTTCGGTTTCAAGCGAAGACGAGGAACACCTCGGCGCCCTGGTGAAGTTCTTCTCCGATGCCGGGATCGAAGTGCAGGTCCAGCATCCGGTGCCCGCCCCGGGCGCCTCGCCAAAGCCGAAGGACACGGTCAGGCCGGGACAGGCGACGGATGAGGAAAGCGAAATGCTGGTGCCCACGGCGACAGTCAGGGTCTATGGGCAAAGCCCTTCGCAACAGGCTGCCGAAGCTGCACGCGCCACCGCTCAGAAGGCGGCAGCGGATAAAGCCGCGGCGCAGGACGCCGCGGGGCAGCAGACTTCGGGGCGATAG
- a CDS encoding alpha-amylase family glycosyl hydrolase, whose product MSLPETAHSTPWWKGAVIYQIYPRSFQDSNGDGIGDLPGITRRLDHVAALGVDAIWISPFFTSPMRDFGYDVADYCDVDPIFGTLADFDALVARAHELGLKVIIDQVYAHTSDLHPWFTESRASREGDKADWYVWHDPRPDGGPPSNWQSVFGGPAWTWDARRRQYYMHTFLKEQPQLNMHEPAVQQAVLDVARFWLDRGVDGFRLDALNHAMHDPLLRDNPPAPEDGRVRTRPFDFQLKTYSQSHPDMVHFVHRLRALCDEYGAGAIHTVAEIGGDEPQADRRAYTAGENRLNSAYGFDFLYAPLLSADVVAATLERWTEGPDDAGGWPSWAFENHDAPRAVSRWCAGGDMARFARTKLALLLALRGNAIIYEGEELGLEQDTIPYDLLQDPEAIANWPLTLSRDGARTPMPWDESWQGGFTTGTPWLPLSPQNLSRAVSRQEDDPQSLLQFTRRLLALRKAHPALRLGDLTDCRAQGNLLSFIRSLGETRILCLFNLGEEPVALPEAAQGEVLLLVNGGGDGALPGFGSIWLELG is encoded by the coding sequence ATGAGCCTGCCCGAGACCGCCCATTCGACGCCCTGGTGGAAGGGCGCCGTGATCTACCAGATCTACCCGCGCAGCTTTCAGGATTCGAATGGCGACGGCATCGGCGACCTGCCGGGAATCACCCGGCGGCTTGACCATGTCGCTGCGCTGGGCGTCGATGCCATCTGGATCTCGCCCTTCTTCACCTCGCCGATGCGCGATTTCGGCTACGACGTGGCCGACTATTGCGATGTCGACCCGATCTTCGGCACCCTCGCCGACTTCGACGCACTGGTCGCACGCGCGCACGAGCTGGGCCTCAAGGTCATCATCGACCAGGTCTATGCCCATACCTCGGACCTGCACCCGTGGTTCACCGAGAGCCGCGCCTCGCGCGAAGGCGACAAGGCCGACTGGTACGTCTGGCACGATCCCCGGCCCGACGGGGGACCGCCGAGCAACTGGCAATCCGTGTTCGGCGGCCCGGCATGGACCTGGGACGCCCGCCGCCGCCAGTACTACATGCACACGTTCCTCAAGGAGCAGCCGCAGCTCAACATGCATGAACCGGCGGTGCAGCAGGCCGTGCTGGACGTTGCGCGGTTCTGGCTGGACCGCGGAGTCGACGGGTTCCGCCTCGATGCGCTGAACCACGCGATGCACGACCCGCTGCTGCGCGACAATCCGCCTGCGCCGGAGGATGGCCGCGTCCGGACCCGGCCCTTCGATTTCCAGCTCAAGACCTACAGCCAGTCGCACCCAGACATGGTCCATTTCGTGCACAGGCTGCGCGCGCTTTGCGACGAATATGGCGCGGGCGCGATCCATACCGTGGCCGAGATCGGCGGCGACGAACCGCAGGCCGACCGGCGCGCCTATACCGCGGGCGAGAATCGCCTCAACAGCGCCTACGGCTTCGACTTCCTCTATGCCCCGCTGCTGAGCGCCGATGTCGTTGCCGCGACGCTCGAGCGCTGGACCGAAGGACCGGATGACGCGGGCGGCTGGCCGAGCTGGGCTTTCGAGAACCACGACGCACCGCGCGCCGTCTCGCGCTGGTGCGCCGGAGGCGACATGGCCCGTTTCGCCCGTACCAAGCTGGCCCTGCTACTCGCCCTGCGCGGCAATGCAATCATCTACGAAGGCGAGGAACTGGGCCTCGAACAGGACACCATCCCCTACGATCTGCTGCAGGACCCGGAGGCAATCGCCAACTGGCCGCTGACACTGTCACGCGACGGGGCCCGCACGCCGATGCCCTGGGACGAAAGCTGGCAAGGCGGGTTCACCACGGGCACGCCCTGGCTGCCCCTCTCGCCGCAGAACCTCTCACGCGCGGTCTCGCGGCAGGAAGACGATCCGCAATCGCTCCTGCAGTTCACGCGCAGGCTTCTTGCCTTGCGCAAGGCCCATCCCGCACTGCGGCTTGGCGATCTCACCGATTGCCGGGCGCAAGGCAACCTGCTGTCGTTCATCCGCAGCTTGGGCGAAACGCGCATCCTGTGCCTCTTCAACCTTGGCGAAGAGCCGGTCGCACTGCCCGAAGCGGCGCAGGGCGAAGTGCTGCTGCTGGTGAACGGGGGCGGCGACGGCGCCCTTCCCGGCTTCGGCTCGATCTGGCTGGAACTGGGCTGA
- a CDS encoding sodium:proton antiporter yields the protein MHDLTAFDAAAILIVLAAGLGYFNYRVLKLPSTVGLTVMGTLASLLIVAYDKLVPSSSMAEKFGRFLNDIDFSTTLMEGMLSFLLFAGAMHVSWSNMRKGRWPILVFSTVGVVLSTAIVGFAFHYLTMLLGLTVPLMWSLVFGALISPTDPVSVMAVMKRAAMPDTLQATVAGESLFNDGIGVVVFTILVSLATGAETFSWSFAIGHFVQEALGGAVLGLVVGWIGYVAMKSIDEYNIEAMISLAVVMGGYSLAMALHVSGPVAMAVAGLIIGNAGVAHAMSDVTRDYIIKFWALIDEILNAVLFLLIGLEVIALEFENTYILAGLGAIVIVLIARMIAVGVPLAAMKRMIDMGPLAFPTLVWGGLRGGISVALALALPASVIRDELLVVTYIVVLFAVVAQGSTISGLISHIRNRQATAPAQKA from the coding sequence ATGCATGACCTGACCGCGTTCGACGCCGCCGCGATCCTCATCGTCCTTGCTGCCGGGCTCGGTTACTTCAACTACCGCGTTCTCAAGCTCCCTTCGACCGTCGGACTGACGGTCATGGGCACGCTCGCCTCGCTGCTGATCGTCGCTTACGACAAGCTGGTGCCCAGCAGCAGCATGGCCGAGAAATTCGGGCGCTTCCTCAACGACATCGACTTCAGCACCACGCTGATGGAGGGGATGCTCTCGTTCCTGCTGTTCGCCGGTGCGATGCACGTGAGCTGGTCGAACATGCGCAAGGGCCGCTGGCCGATCCTGGTCTTCAGTACCGTGGGCGTAGTCCTGTCGACGGCAATCGTCGGCTTCGCCTTCCACTACCTGACCATGCTGCTCGGCCTCACCGTGCCCCTGATGTGGAGCCTCGTCTTCGGCGCGCTGATATCGCCGACCGACCCGGTTTCGGTCATGGCGGTGATGAAGCGTGCGGCCATGCCCGATACCCTGCAGGCCACGGTCGCGGGCGAGAGCCTGTTCAACGACGGCATCGGCGTCGTCGTCTTCACCATCCTCGTCTCGCTGGCGACCGGCGCCGAGACCTTCAGCTGGTCCTTTGCCATCGGACATTTCGTGCAGGAAGCGCTGGGCGGCGCAGTGCTGGGCCTCGTGGTCGGCTGGATCGGCTACGTCGCGATGAAATCCATCGACGAGTACAACATCGAGGCAATGATCAGCCTTGCCGTCGTGATGGGCGGCTACAGTCTTGCCATGGCGCTCCATGTCAGCGGACCGGTAGCGATGGCGGTCGCCGGCCTGATCATCGGCAATGCCGGTGTCGCCCATGCCATGAGCGACGTGACGCGCGACTACATCATCAAGTTCTGGGCGCTGATCGACGAGATTCTCAACGCCGTCCTGTTCCTGCTGATCGGCCTCGAAGTCATCGCCCTCGAATTCGAAAACACGTATATCCTCGCCGGGCTCGGCGCGATCGTGATCGTGCTCATCGCCCGGATGATTGCGGTCGGCGTACCGCTGGCAGCCATGAAGAGGATGATCGACATGGGTCCGCTCGCCTTTCCCACGCTGGTCTGGGGCGGACTGCGCGGCGGCATTTCGGTGGCGCTCGCGCTGGCCCTGCCCGCCTCGGTCATTCGTGACGAACTGCTGGTCGTCACCTACATCGTCGTCCTCTTCGCGGTCGTCGCGCAGGGCAGCACCATCTCCGGCCTGATCAGCCACATCAGGAACCGCCAGGCAACGGCCCCGGCACAGAAAGCCTGA
- a CDS encoding SLC13 family permease, with protein MALPDLHAFGAMFIALGMFYGFANGTLRVEIVSLLTIGSIALLLYVLPMPGQDKYAGLALAFEGFGHYALVTICSLMILGRGLVVTGSLDPAARALARVWQYNRSIGLLLTVVMCMFLSMIINDTPVLVLMIPILAQLAGRGGMPASKTLIPVNAAILIGGMATTIGTSTNLLVVSIAQDLGMKTLTVFHFTPIVLCAMVFALPYIWLVMPRLLPDNTKAVAVESRTFLAKLRVEGDSPMRGKTIEEVRGNVPAGVSVWLPVGANGSVDRRVMASGTLEDLQEAARKLSAKLAPTWLLERIRANSSRTGDDLMVAEMIIAPDSRLIGLTPKTAGFVGVALLGIHHARQPFRDTRLHSPDAPMMEGDVMLVMGMAGDLRRFAESDGLLQLEGGQEVTRSTKAPVALAIMAGAVGLASVGLVPIAISSLAGAILMFVTGCVRFERVGRALSAQVIVLVAASIALGKFILVSGAAAWMGGLLASGLQYLPPAGVLAAIMVFVTMLTNFASNTAAAAVGTPIAFNIASQLNLPPEPLVLAVLFGCNLCYATPVAYQTNMMILTEGDYRFADYLRSGIPLVLIMVAALSTTLVYWYGI; from the coding sequence ATGGCCTTGCCAGACCTCCACGCCTTCGGCGCGATGTTCATCGCGCTGGGGATGTTCTACGGCTTTGCCAACGGCACCCTGCGCGTGGAAATCGTTTCGCTGCTGACGATCGGTTCGATCGCGCTCCTGCTCTACGTCCTGCCGATGCCGGGGCAGGACAAGTATGCAGGACTGGCGCTCGCCTTCGAGGGGTTCGGGCACTACGCGCTGGTGACGATCTGTTCGCTGATGATCCTCGGTCGAGGGCTGGTCGTGACCGGCTCACTGGACCCGGCGGCGCGGGCACTGGCCAGGGTATGGCAATACAACCGGTCGATTGGCCTGCTGTTGACAGTGGTCATGTGCATGTTCCTCTCGATGATCATCAACGACACTCCGGTGCTGGTGCTGATGATCCCGATTCTGGCTCAATTGGCGGGGCGCGGGGGCATGCCGGCATCGAAGACGCTGATCCCGGTCAATGCCGCGATCCTGATCGGCGGCATGGCGACGACCATCGGCACCTCGACGAACCTGCTGGTCGTCTCGATCGCGCAGGACCTGGGCATGAAGACGCTCACGGTCTTCCACTTCACCCCGATTGTTCTGTGCGCAATGGTCTTCGCGCTGCCCTACATCTGGCTGGTCATGCCGCGGCTGCTCCCCGACAATACCAAGGCCGTGGCGGTCGAGAGCCGCACGTTTCTTGCCAAGCTGCGGGTCGAGGGCGATTCGCCGATGCGCGGCAAGACCATCGAGGAAGTGCGCGGCAACGTACCTGCCGGGGTGAGCGTCTGGCTGCCGGTCGGCGCGAACGGCTCGGTCGACCGCCGGGTCATGGCCTCGGGCACGCTGGAAGACCTGCAGGAGGCCGCCCGCAAGCTCTCCGCGAAGCTCGCGCCGACCTGGCTGCTGGAGCGCATTCGCGCCAATTCCAGCCGCACCGGCGACGATCTGATGGTCGCCGAGATGATCATTGCTCCCGACAGCCGCCTGATCGGCCTGACGCCCAAGACGGCAGGCTTCGTCGGCGTGGCGCTGCTGGGCATCCACCACGCCCGCCAGCCGTTCCGCGATACCCGCCTGCATTCGCCCGATGCACCCATGATGGAAGGCGACGTGATGCTGGTCATGGGTATGGCCGGCGATCTGCGCCGCTTTGCGGAGAGCGACGGCTTGTTGCAGCTGGAAGGCGGGCAGGAAGTGACGCGTTCCACCAAGGCTCCGGTCGCGCTTGCGATCATGGCCGGCGCCGTCGGCCTTGCCAGCGTCGGTCTCGTGCCGATCGCGATTTCCTCGCTGGCCGGTGCGATCCTGATGTTCGTGACGGGGTGCGTACGCTTCGAGAGGGTGGGGCGGGCGCTGTCAGCGCAGGTCATCGTCCTTGTCGCCGCCTCGATTGCGCTCGGCAAGTTCATCCTCGTCTCGGGCGCCGCGGCATGGATGGGCGGACTGCTGGCAAGCGGCCTGCAGTACCTGCCGCCCGCAGGCGTGCTGGCCGCGATCATGGTCTTCGTCACCATGCTCACCAACTTCGCCTCGAACACCGCGGCAGCGGCGGTGGGCACCCCTATCGCCTTCAACATCGCCAGCCAGCTCAACCTGCCGCCCGAGCCGCTGGTGCTGGCGGTGCTGTTCGGCTGCAACCTGTGCTACGCGACCCCGGTCGCCTACCAGACCAACATGATGATCCTGACCGAGGGTGACTACCGTTTCGCGGACTACTTGCGCTCGGGCATCCCGCTGGTGCTGATCATGGTCGCCGCGCTTTCGACCACGCTGGTTTACTGGTACGGAATCTAG
- a CDS encoding PilZ domain-containing protein yields MDQGDRASRQAERLSVMVPAVCRLRNGFRDQVMVYDISTGGCRIKSCAVTLRVGDIVVVRPEMLEGLGGEVRWVIGREAGIRFVQPLYAPVVEHLHRNHRTFLTSVRNSASPPLRMIA; encoded by the coding sequence ATGGATCAGGGTGATCGCGCATCGCGCCAGGCAGAGAGGTTGTCCGTCATGGTCCCTGCCGTCTGCCGCCTGCGCAACGGGTTTCGCGACCAGGTGATGGTATATGACATTTCCACCGGCGGTTGCCGGATCAAGAGCTGCGCGGTGACCTTGCGGGTCGGCGACATCGTCGTGGTCCGCCCCGAAATGCTCGAAGGACTGGGCGGTGAAGTGCGCTGGGTCATTGGCCGCGAGGCTGGCATCCGCTTCGTCCAGCCACTCTATGCGCCGGTCGTCGAGCACTTGCACCGCAACCACCGCACGTTCCTGACTTCGGTGCGCAATTCAGCTTCGCCGCCGCTTCGGATGATTGCCTGA